In a single window of the Procambarus clarkii isolate CNS0578487 chromosome 51, FALCON_Pclarkii_2.0, whole genome shotgun sequence genome:
- the LOC138351953 gene encoding processed variable antigen-like: MSPVVIQLKATGELKATGELKGTGEFKATGELKGTGEFKATGELKATGKLKATGELKATGELKATGELKGTGELKGTGEFKATGELKGTGEFKATGELKATGKLKATGELKATGELKATGELKATGELKATGELKATGELKATGELKATGELKATGELKATGELKATGELKATGELKATYLEVLP; encoded by the exons atgtctcccgtggtaatACAA CTGAAGGCCACGGGTGAGCTGAAGGCCACGGGTGAGCTGAAGGGCACGGGTGAGTTCAAGGCCACGGGTGAGCTGAAGGGCACGGGTGAGTTCAAGGCCACGGGTGAGCTGAAGGCCACGGGTAAGCTCAAGGCCACGGGTGAGCTGAAGGCCACGGGTGAGCTCAAGGCCACGGGTGAGCTGAAGGGCACGGGTGAGCTGAAGGGCACGGGTGAGTTCAAGGCCACGGGTGAGCTGAAGGGCACGGGTGAGTTCAAGGCCACGGGTGAGCTGAAGGCCACGGGTAAGCTCAAGGCCACGGGTGAGCTGAAGGCCACGGGTGAGCTGAAGGCCACGGGTGAGCTCAAGGCCACGGGTGAGCTCAAGGCCACGGGTGAGCTCAAGGCCACGGGTGAGCTCAAGGCCACGGGTGAGCTCAAGGCCACGGGTGAGCTCAAGGCCACGGGTGAACTCAAGGCCACGGGTGAACTCAAGGCCACGGGTGAACTCAAGGCCACGGGTGAACTCAAGgccacctaccttgaggtgcttccttga
- the LOC123774592 gene encoding protein OS-9, which yields MRVLGASLLVGSLFTLATALNTILNVEEINSIHYAIDILNKPVVKDQVWDGEVMTVKNKHGQEYICSLPSVAPLDSDFKPDDDILDQLVDISVLLKPMETAPCLIKTVDWWTYEFCYGSVIKQYHLEDNKASGPIIILGKYESEYNWKNSSETKNRLQRFHSQFYVNGTKCDLTGEPRRTEVRFHCEDGVGDYIQRVDEPESCRYVVTVATTRVCHHPYLRLQIVRTPHTISCAPALTQEQYHRYLAYQDKKVKEEQSLKEKWLKQNEEILKEAESEENQSVLQPINTGLDDEDDDDDELKMNIKIFRLSPVKKQKLQQLTEAKEDVMEVETEITLEESDSHLAEEIKLSTDEIPNTGDNAQEYDEITSSESEKNTKILKENIAKVNEEDEESFVSDLQSQELLQLLDENEDYSDLPDETSMHEDSIDIDHESGESYLLEEDELEDDTDDDDDDDADETEAGRQASKSTKRDHFSKLQRRLKQLGKMFMNQEANSDRGGDKGKIEELQQMVDTIKDGHIKQLEHEVREWTKKLRSKDMLLGMVEEDLEVEEQRLGSALSSLMEALDEAENKLSTAKKEMETLEEFLDSQLKEMESSTSENIQRFAVEESTHQDGVDRNSQDPIEGMSQASHIPQDPLEESSSKQFKKNTEKGSGMSRQLRIVKNKMEDESQKTKLEQTIKDRLQKLGLEKIGRKFEVKILTPNSLEDEDTNNPLLSQEETEAFQNMIVNLLSANAEELEERENHRKLEKNYGFKWDDSQFAEDEDE from the exons ATGCGCGTCCTCGGTGCCTCTCTCTTAGTTGGCTCTCTCTTTACTCTAGCAACTGCTCTTAATACTATTCTCAATGTGGAGGAGATTAATTCAATCCACTATGCTATCGATATACTGAACAAGCCCGTGGTGAAAGACCAG gtATGGGATGGAGAAGTGATGACGGTTAAGAACAAGCATGGACAGGAATATATATGTTCTTTGCCTAGTGTTGCTCCTCTAGATTCTGACTTCAAACCAGATGATGATATACTCGATCAGCTGGTGGATATTTCTG TTCTTTTGAAGCCCATGGAAACGGCTCCATGTCTTATTAAAACTGTCGACTGGTGGACGTACGAGTTTTGTTATGGTTCAGTTATCAAGCAGTATCACTTAGAAG aCAATAAAGCCTCTGGACCTATAATTATTCTGGGTAAATATGAATCTGAATATAATTGGAAGAATAGCTCCGAGACCAAGAACCGTCTCCAGAGGTTTCATAGTCAATTTTATGTGAATGGGACAAAATGTGATCTCACTGGAGAGCCTAGACGTACAGAAGTTCGA TTTCATTGTGAGGATGGAGTAGGTGATTACATTCAGAGAGTTGATGAACCGGAGTCTTGtcggtatgtagttactgtagcgaCTACTCGTGTTTGCCACCATCCGTACCTGCGACTCCAGATTGTACGAACGCCCCACACCATCTCTTGTGCTCCAGCTCTGACGCAGGAACAATATCATAGATATCTTGCCTACCAGGACA aAAAGGTTAAAGAGGAGCAGAGCTTGAAAGAGAAATGGCTAAAACAAAATGAAGAAATTCTTAAAGAGGCAGAATCTGAGGAGAACCAATCTGTTCTCCAGCCAATTAATACCGGCTtggatgatgaggatgatgatgatgatgaactcAAAATGAACATAAAAATTTTCCGGCTCTCTCCTGTCAAAAAACAAAAACTTCAGCAACTGACAGAAGCTAAAGAAGATGTAATGGAAGTAGAAACGGAAATAACACTTGAAGAAAGTG ATTCTCACTTAGCTGAAGAAATCAAATTATCAACTGATGAGATACCAAATACTGGAGACAATGCACAAGAATATGATGAGATtaccagcagtgaaagtgagaaaaaTACAAagattttaaaggaaaatatTGCTAAAGTAAATGAAGAGGATGAGGAAAGTTTTGTCTCAGACTTGCAATCCCAGGAGCTTTTGCAGCTTTTGGATGAAAATGAAGATTATTCAGACTTACCTGATGAAACTTCCATGCATGAAGACAGTATTGATATTGATCATGAG TCTGGAGAATCATATCTATTAGAAGAAGATGAATTAGAAGATGacactgatgatgatgatgatgatgatgcagaTGAAACAGAGGCAGGAAGACAAGCATCAAAGTCAACAAAGAGGGATCATTTTTCAAAGCTTCAGCGACGACTAAAGCAACTTGGGAAAATGTTTATGAATCAG GAAGCAAATAGTGACAGAGGAGGAGATAAGGGTAAAATTGAAGAGCTTCAACAAATGGTTGACACTATCAAAGATGGACATAttaagcagttggaacatgaggtTAGGGAATGGACGAAGAAGCTTCGAAGTAAG GATATGCTTCTTGGTATGGTTGAAGAAGATCTGGAGGTAGAGGAGCAAAGATTAGGGTCAGCACTTTCATCACTGATGGAGGCTCTAGATGAGGCTGAAAACAAGTTGTCTACA GCTAAGAAGGAGATGGAAACATTAGAAGAATTTCTTGATAGTCAGCTTAAAGAAATGGAAAGCTCGACAAGCGAGAATATCCAAAGGTTTGCTGTAGAGGAGTCCACCCACCAAGATGGGGTAGACAGAAACTCACAGGACCCCATAGAAGGGATGTCCCAGGCCTCTCATATTCCACAGGATCCTTTAGAAG aAAGCAGTTcaaaacagtttaagaaaaatacTGAAAAG GGAAGTGGCATGAGTCGACAATTGCGTATTGTGAAAAACAAAATGGAGGATGAATCTCAGAAGACCAAATTGGAGCAAACAATTAAGGATCGCCTTCAAAAATTAGGTTTGGAGAAAATAG